The Geothrix oryzae DNA window TGCAGGGCCTCCAGCGCGTGCGCGTGGAGTACTTCACCGAGACCGAGAACCTCTTCAAGGCGCGCGTGGAGCCCCTGGCCGAGCCCGAGCTGAAGTCCCCGGACCTGGAGCAGGACGCGCTGATGCGCAGCGTGAAGCAGACCCTGGAGAAGGCCGTGGCCCTGGGCAAGACCTTGCCCCAGGAGGTGCTGGTCATCGCGGGCAACCTGGACAACCCGGGCCGCCTGGCGGACCTGGTGGCCTCGAACCTGGACCTGAAGCTGCAGCAGACCCAGGAAGTGCTGGAGATCGCCCACCCGGGCCTGCGCCTCAAGCGCGTGAACGAGCTGCTCATGCGGGAGATCCAGCTGCTGGAAGTGCAGCAGAAGATCACCATGGAAGCCCGCGGCGAGATGGACAAGAGCCAGCGGGAGTACTACCTCCGCCAGCAGCTGAAAGCCATCCAGCAGGAGCTGGGCGAGGGCTCGGAGCTCTCCGAGGAGATCGCGGCCTTCCGCGACAAGCTGGCCAAGATGAAGGTGCCCGACGAGCCCCTGGTGGAGATCGAGCGCAACCTGAAGAAGCTCGAGCGCATGCACCCCGATTCCAGCGAAACCGCGGTGACGCGGACCTACCTGGAGTGGATGACCGAGCTGCCCTGGGGCCAGGTCACCGAGGACAACCTGGACCTCAAGCAGGCCAAGACCGTGCTGGATGAGGACCACTTCGGCCTCTCCAAGATCAAGGACCGGCTCCTGGAGTTCCTGGCCGTGCGCAAGCTCAAGCCGGACCTCCGCGGCACCATCCTCTGCTTCGTGGGCCCTCCGGGCGTGGGCAAGACCAGCCTCGGCAAGTCCATCGCCCGGGCGCTGGGCCGCAAGTACGCGCGCATCTCCCTGGGCGGCGTGCATGACGAAAGCGAGATCCGCGGCCACCGCCGCACCTATGTGGGCGCCATGCCCGGCCGCATTGTGCAGGCCCTGCACCAGATCAAGAGCATGAACCCGGTGATCATGCTCGACGAGGTCGACAAGATCGGCCGCGACATGCGCGGCGACCCGAGCGCGGCCCTGCTGGAGGTGCTGGATCCCGAGCAGAACCACACCTTCCGCGACCACTACCTGAATGTGCCCCTGGACCTCAGCCAGGTGCTGTTCCTCGCCAACGCCAACGAGCTCGAGCCCATCCACCCCGCCTTCCGCGACCGCATGGAGATCATCTACCTCAGCAGCTACACCCTGGAGGAGAAGGTCGGCATCGCCGAGCAGCACCTCATCCCCAAGCAGATGGAGAAGCACGGCGTCACCCGCAAGCAGGTGGCGATCCCCCGCAAGGCCCTGAAGGCCATCATCACGGGCTACACGCGGGAGGCGGGCCTGCGCCAGCTGGAGCGCGAGCTCGGCGCCGTGTGCCGCAAGGTCGCCCGCCGCGTGGCGGAGAAGACGCTGAGGAAGAAGCTCACCCTCGACGAGAAGAGCATCCACGAGCTGCTCGGGCCCGTGAAGCTCCTCCAGGACGAGCGGCTGAAGGCCCCGCGCGTGGGCGTGGTGACGGGCCTGGCCTGGACTTCCGTGGGGGGCGATGTGCTCTTCGTCGAAGCCCTGAAGATGCCAGGCAAGGGCCTGCTGATCCTCACCGGTCAGCTGGGCGATGTCATGAAGGAGAGCGCCCAGGCGGCCCTCAGCTACATCCGCAGCCGCGGCGACGCCTTCCAGA harbors:
- the lon gene encoding endopeptidase La, which encodes MADDVLLPPPPDESPKLPEELPVLPLRDVVVYPYVILPLSVSREKSIRAVDTALVENRMILLLSQKQVEMDNPRPEDLYQVGTAALIMRVLKLPDGRIRALVQGLQRVRVEYFTETENLFKARVEPLAEPELKSPDLEQDALMRSVKQTLEKAVALGKTLPQEVLVIAGNLDNPGRLADLVASNLDLKLQQTQEVLEIAHPGLRLKRVNELLMREIQLLEVQQKITMEARGEMDKSQREYYLRQQLKAIQQELGEGSELSEEIAAFRDKLAKMKVPDEPLVEIERNLKKLERMHPDSSETAVTRTYLEWMTELPWGQVTEDNLDLKQAKTVLDEDHFGLSKIKDRLLEFLAVRKLKPDLRGTILCFVGPPGVGKTSLGKSIARALGRKYARISLGGVHDESEIRGHRRTYVGAMPGRIVQALHQIKSMNPVIMLDEVDKIGRDMRGDPSAALLEVLDPEQNHTFRDHYLNVPLDLSQVLFLANANELEPIHPAFRDRMEIIYLSSYTLEEKVGIAEQHLIPKQMEKHGVTRKQVAIPRKALKAIITGYTREAGLRQLERELGAVCRKVARRVAEKTLRKKLTLDEKSIHELLGPVKLLQDERLKAPRVGVVTGLAWTSVGGDVLFVEALKMPGKGLLILTGQLGDVMKESAQAALSYIRSRGDAFQIDPEVFQKQDIHIHFPEGAIPKDGPSAGLAIATVLLSVLKDVPVRNTLAMTGEIDLRGEALAIGGLKEKSLAALRLGIKDILIPHANQKDLEEIDPELRKQLRFHPVKHVEEVFEHALVGWKRPEALKPIRKKR